Proteins co-encoded in one Armatimonadota bacterium genomic window:
- a CDS encoding cation diffusion facilitator family transporter yields MSVITGVAILVFKVAAYLITGSVALLSDAAESVVNVVAANVALVSIVVAGRPPDQTHPYGHAKAEYVSSATEGALIAVAGGWVVVAAVGRLLRPQPLQQLPVGFGLLALAAAANLAVALFLLRIAHVSRSIALEASARHLLSDVLTSVGVAVGLGLATLTGWAPFDALTALVVGGHIAWMGAGLVRRSVAGLMDVQLPPHEIQTVHGIFEAHRSDVLDYHALRTRQAGADRFIDVHLVVHRSSTVQEAHALTDDLEQHIRDALPGVDVTIHVEPCDASCARCAALEATRRADPPARPAEGWRTGAE; encoded by the coding sequence GTGTCGGTGATCACCGGCGTGGCGATCCTCGTCTTCAAGGTGGCCGCCTACCTGATCACGGGCTCGGTCGCCCTCCTGTCCGACGCTGCGGAATCGGTGGTGAACGTCGTCGCGGCCAACGTGGCCCTGGTGAGTATCGTCGTCGCCGGCCGGCCGCCCGACCAGACGCACCCGTACGGGCATGCCAAGGCCGAGTACGTGAGCAGCGCGACCGAGGGCGCCCTGATCGCCGTGGCGGGCGGCTGGGTGGTCGTGGCCGCGGTGGGGCGCCTGCTCCGGCCACAGCCGCTGCAGCAGCTTCCCGTCGGCTTCGGGCTGCTGGCCCTGGCCGCGGCGGCCAACCTGGCCGTGGCGCTGTTCCTGCTGCGCATCGCCCACGTGAGCCGATCGATTGCGCTCGAGGCGTCCGCCCGGCACCTGCTCTCGGACGTCCTGACCTCCGTGGGCGTGGCGGTGGGCCTGGGGCTGGCCACCCTCACCGGGTGGGCGCCCTTCGACGCGCTGACCGCGCTCGTCGTGGGCGGCCACATCGCCTGGATGGGCGCGGGGCTCGTACGCCGCTCGGTCGCCGGGCTGATGGACGTGCAGCTCCCGCCCCACGAGATCCAGACGGTGCACGGCATCTTCGAGGCGCATCGGTCGGACGTGCTCGACTACCACGCCCTGCGCACGCGGCAGGCGGGCGCCGACCGGTTCATCGACGTGCACCTGGTCGTGCACCGGTCGTCGACGGTGCAGGAAGCCCACGCGCTCACCGACGACCTCGAGCAGCACATCCGCGACGCGCTGCCCGGCGTGGACGTCACCATCCACGTGGAGCCCTGCGACGCGTCGTGTGCGCGCTGCGCGGCGCTGGAAGCCACGAGGCGCGCGGACCCGCCTGCCCGGCCTGCGGAGGGATGGCGGACGGGTGCCGAGTAG
- the gnd gene encoding decarboxylating 6-phosphogluconate dehydrogenase yields the protein MEIGMVGLGRMGGGMAERLIRGGHRVVGYAPDDEAVTRLVVQGGAGATSLGDLAARLTPPRVVWMMVPVRAVDETIEGLLPHLAPGDVLVDGGNSFYRDSMRRAEALARRGVHFLDVGTSGGLAGRELGYCLMIGGAADVVARLAPVFQTLAPQPDRGWARVGPPGAGHFVKMVHNGIEYGLMQAYAEGFALMARKTEFALDLAQVAELWRHGSVVRSWLLDLAARALAANPTLAGIAPYVEDSGAGRWTVIEAVELACDIPVITLALQRRFRSRDPAPFGDRLLAALRQQFGGHPVRPG from the coding sequence ATGGAGATCGGGATGGTCGGGCTGGGCCGCATGGGCGGGGGCATGGCCGAGCGCTTGATCCGCGGCGGACACCGCGTGGTCGGCTACGCGCCGGACGACGAGGCCGTCACGCGCCTGGTGGTCCAGGGAGGCGCTGGGGCCACGTCGCTGGGCGATCTGGCCGCTCGGCTGACTCCTCCGCGTGTCGTCTGGATGATGGTGCCGGTGCGAGCGGTGGACGAGACGATCGAAGGGCTGCTCCCGCACCTCGCGCCTGGTGACGTGCTGGTCGACGGTGGCAACTCGTTCTACCGTGACTCGATGCGCCGGGCCGAGGCGCTCGCGCGGCGCGGTGTGCACTTCCTCGACGTTGGAACCAGCGGCGGGCTGGCCGGGCGCGAGCTCGGCTACTGCCTGATGATCGGGGGTGCCGCAGACGTCGTCGCGCGGCTGGCACCGGTGTTCCAGACGCTGGCCCCACAGCCTGATCGCGGCTGGGCGCGCGTGGGCCCTCCGGGCGCGGGCCACTTCGTCAAGATGGTCCACAACGGCATCGAGTACGGGCTCATGCAGGCGTACGCCGAGGGCTTCGCGTTGATGGCGCGAAAAACGGAGTTCGCCCTGGACCTGGCGCAGGTCGCGGAGCTGTGGCGACACGGCAGCGTGGTGCGCTCGTGGTTGCTGGACCTCGCCGCCCGCGCCCTGGCCGCCAACCCCACGCTGGCGGGGATCGCTCCCTACGTGGAGGACAGCGGCGCAGGACGCTGGACGGTCATCGAGGCCGTGGAGCTCGCGTGCGACATCCCCGTGATCACGCTGGCGCTCCAGCGGCGCTTCCGGTCGCGCGATCCCGCGCCCTTCGGTGACCGGCTTCTGGCAGCCCTCCGTCAGCAGTTCGGAGGACATCCCGTCCGGCCAGGGTGA
- a CDS encoding CoA-binding protein, with protein MSVPDARRPAPEALAAILRATRTIAVVGLSDRPERPSHAVARYLQEAGYRIVPVNPRLTEVLGERAYPSLRDVPEPVDVVLIFRRSAFVPPIVDDAIAIGARVVWMQPGVVHEEAAARARAAGLEVVMDTCMATTHDALLGTP; from the coding sequence ATGAGCGTGCCCGACGCGCGGCGACCGGCTCCCGAGGCCCTCGCCGCGATCCTGCGCGCCACGCGGACGATCGCGGTCGTCGGGTTGAGCGACCGTCCGGAGCGGCCCAGCCACGCCGTGGCGCGGTACCTCCAGGAGGCAGGCTACCGCATCGTGCCGGTGAACCCCAGGCTCACCGAGGTGCTGGGCGAGCGTGCCTACCCGAGCCTGCGGGACGTTCCCGAGCCCGTGGACGTGGTGCTGATCTTCCGGCGCAGCGCGTTCGTGCCGCCCATCGTCGACGACGCCATCGCCATCGGCGCGCGGGTGGTCTGGATGCAGCCGGGGGTCGTCCACGAGGAGGCTGCCGCCCGCGCCCGTGCCGCCGGGCTCGAGGTCGTCATGGACACCTGTATGGCCACGACCCACGACGCGCTGCTGGGGACGCCATGA
- a CDS encoding metal-dependent transcriptional regulator, translating into MAAPLSQAVEDYLKTIYRLAERERPVTTTRLAQELAVAPASVTNMLKRLARLRLVRHVPYRGVELTEAGEKVALEVIRHHRLLELYLSRYLGVSLDQVHGEAERLEHALSEDLEDRIAEALGEPAVDPHGHPIPTREGAVAPPTGVVLADARAGQRGTVARVNDRDAGTVRELAAAGLVPGAPVEVVAAGRRGVEIRVEGHARRIGPALAGEVYLTLEGEQPAGDA; encoded by the coding sequence ATGGCGGCACCGCTGAGTCAGGCTGTCGAAGACTACCTCAAGACGATCTACCGCCTCGCCGAACGCGAGCGTCCCGTGACCACGACTCGCCTGGCCCAGGAGCTGGCCGTGGCACCCGCCTCGGTGACCAACATGCTCAAGCGGCTGGCACGGCTGCGCCTGGTGCGGCACGTGCCCTACCGCGGGGTCGAGCTCACGGAGGCCGGCGAGAAGGTGGCGCTGGAGGTCATCCGTCACCACCGGTTGCTCGAGCTCTACCTCAGCAGGTACCTGGGCGTCAGCCTGGATCAGGTGCACGGGGAAGCCGAGCGCCTGGAGCACGCGCTCTCCGAAGACCTGGAAGACCGGATCGCCGAAGCGCTGGGCGAACCGGCGGTCGACCCGCACGGTCACCCGATCCCCACCCGGGAGGGCGCGGTGGCGCCGCCCACGGGCGTGGTGCTGGCCGATGCCCGAGCCGGGCAACGGGGCACCGTGGCGCGGGTGAACGACCGCGATGCCGGTACCGTGCGCGAACTGGCAGCCGCCGGCCTGGTCCCTGGCGCGCCGGTGGAGGTGGTGGCCGCGGGGCGACGGGGCGTGGAGATCCGTGTGGAAGGCCACGCCCGCCGGATCGGCCCCGCGCTCGCCGGCGAAGTCTACCTCACCCTGGAAGGCGAGCAACCCGCAGGCGACGCGTAA
- a CDS encoding metal transporter — MGPSERRRVVLYGLAPLALLAAVVVLFLRYGPLGVFEAAFPPVERLTVERVVLRDGEVVVHVTNGGPEPVTVAQVLVDDAYWRHTITPDRTIPRLGRAVITIPYPWVEGEPVALKLLTSTGLVITHDVPVAVASPAPDARYLATFTLLGLYVGVIPVFVGLLWFPFLRRLGRRWTHFFLSLTGGLLVFLGVDTLEEALELRAGVPEALQGTALVAVGVLGTLLGLTLVVRRTARAAGGGAAGRLVLAYLIALGIGLHNLGEGLAIGAAYAVGEIALGTFLVLGFMLHNTTEGLGIVAPVARDRPGLAHFLWMGLLAGAPTILGAWLGGFVYSPVAATVFLAIGAGAIFQVVYELGRLMAQQAGDELMTATNVAGFVVGLAIMYLTGLFVA; from the coding sequence ATGGGGCCGTCTGAGCGCCGGCGCGTGGTGCTCTACGGCCTCGCGCCGCTGGCGCTGCTGGCGGCCGTCGTCGTGCTGTTCCTGCGCTACGGGCCGCTGGGCGTGTTCGAGGCGGCGTTCCCGCCCGTGGAGCGCCTGACCGTGGAGCGGGTGGTGCTGCGAGACGGCGAGGTGGTGGTGCACGTCACCAACGGCGGGCCGGAACCCGTGACGGTGGCCCAGGTGCTGGTGGACGACGCGTACTGGCGGCACACCATCACGCCGGACCGCACCATCCCGCGGTTGGGACGCGCGGTGATCACGATCCCCTACCCGTGGGTGGAGGGCGAGCCGGTGGCCCTCAAGCTCCTGACCAGCACCGGCCTCGTGATCACCCACGACGTGCCCGTGGCCGTGGCCTCGCCGGCACCCGACGCCCGATACCTGGCGACGTTCACGCTGCTGGGCCTCTACGTCGGCGTGATCCCCGTCTTCGTGGGCCTGCTCTGGTTCCCGTTCCTGCGGCGCCTGGGGCGGCGGTGGACGCACTTCTTCCTGAGCCTCACCGGTGGCCTGTTGGTGTTCCTGGGCGTGGACACGCTGGAGGAGGCCCTGGAGCTACGCGCCGGAGTGCCCGAGGCGCTCCAGGGGACCGCGCTGGTGGCCGTGGGCGTGCTGGGGACGCTGCTGGGACTGACCCTGGTGGTGCGGCGGACCGCCCGCGCGGCCGGGGGCGGTGCGGCCGGGCGGCTCGTGCTGGCGTACCTGATCGCGCTGGGCATCGGGCTGCACAACCTGGGCGAAGGGCTGGCCATCGGCGCCGCCTACGCGGTGGGCGAGATCGCACTGGGCACCTTCCTCGTGCTGGGGTTCATGCTGCACAATACGACCGAGGGGCTGGGGATCGTCGCCCCCGTGGCCCGGGACCGGCCGGGGCTGGCGCACTTCCTCTGGATGGGGCTGCTCGCCGGCGCGCCCACGATCCTGGGAGCGTGGCTTGGCGGGTTCGTCTACTCGCCGGTGGCCGCCACCGTGTTCCTGGCCATCGGGGCCGGCGCGATCTTCCAGGTGGTCTACGAGCTCGGCCGCCTGATGGCCCAGCAGGCCGGGGACGAGCTGATGACCGCGACCAACGTCGCCGGGTTCGTGGTGGGGCTGGCGATCATGTACCTGACGGGACTGTTCGTCGCATGA
- a CDS encoding response regulator transcription factor, with the protein MGPVPVGIIHASPLIRDAVAGLLGQRPGVRVVATFGSGREALTAPIAEKHVLLYDLATHKADGRAVLAALRQRVPGGKILIWGVADDDQAIVECVHAGAAGCVLQGGSAEAQPPQPSGRHPDVSGRQALSPVRSSPRPEWCLKRTQVHQEATSVAAPCGSRVRCPGLAQARSRSIGLQRIDNGGGGSGIPAAAPQATVGRSFPERRPRRPGLDCSFPRDLPIRS; encoded by the coding sequence GTGGGACCTGTACCCGTCGGCATCATCCACGCCAGCCCGTTGATCCGGGACGCCGTGGCCGGCCTGCTGGGCCAGCGGCCCGGTGTCCGCGTGGTGGCCACCTTCGGCAGCGGGCGTGAGGCGCTGACGGCGCCCATCGCGGAAAAGCACGTGCTGTTGTACGACCTGGCCACGCACAAGGCCGATGGCAGGGCGGTGCTGGCGGCCCTCCGCCAGCGGGTGCCCGGCGGCAAGATCCTCATCTGGGGAGTGGCCGACGACGACCAGGCGATCGTCGAGTGCGTGCACGCCGGCGCCGCCGGGTGCGTGCTGCAGGGCGGTTCTGCAGAAGCTCAACCTCCGCAGCCGTCTGGACGTCATCCGGATGTTTCGGGCCGGCAAGCACTGAGCCCCGTGAGGTCATCACCGCGCCCGGAGTGGTGTCTGAAACGGACCCAAGTGCACCAGGAGGCGACCTCCGTGGCTGCGCCTTGCGGTAGCAGGGTGCGATGTCCCGGACTGGCCCAGGCACGCTCCAGGAGCATCGGGCTCCAGCGCATCGATAACGGCGGGGGCGGCAGCGGGATTCCCGCTGCCGCCCCCCAAGCCACCGTCGGTCGGTCTTTCCCGGAGCGTCGTCCCCGCAGGCCAGGCCTCGACTGCTCGTTCCCCCGCGATCTGCCGATACGCAGTTAG
- a CDS encoding glutaredoxin family protein — protein sequence MKEFLHERGVAYTEKDVSADEQALEELLQMGYSATPVTVIDGEAVVGFNRAKLDQLLEG from the coding sequence GTGAAGGAGTTCCTTCACGAACGGGGCGTGGCGTACACCGAGAAGGACGTGAGCGCCGACGAGCAGGCGCTGGAAGAACTGCTGCAGATGGGCTACTCGGCGACGCCGGTGACCGTGATCGACGGCGAGGCCGTGGTGGGGTTCAACCGGGCGAAGCTCGACCAGCTGCTGGAGGGATGA
- a CDS encoding MurT ligase domain-containing protein has product MAAFLAARAAAAGSRALRVGGGTTLPGRLAMALAPDLVPTLARQLRRGVVLISGTNGKTTTARLLGGIAQAAGLRVVHNRAGANLLSGIAAALLAHATARGRVHGDLGVFEVDEATLPAALAATEPRLVVLLNLFRDQLDRYGEIDLLADRWRRALARLPREAAVVYNADDPLVAEVAQAHTGRRVAFGLDALPEALPSRQAPEHAADSRYCYACGRPYVYTLVTLGHMGHYACTQCGTARPAADVRAVEVHLEGVDGAAFVVDAGPRGGSPDAPDARARLAVRTRLPGLYNVYDATAAAAAAWALGVDATAVVRGLDETAPAFGRGERVVLEGREAVMLLAKNPAGFNEVLRTVLLADGAPVVLIAINDLIADGRDVSWLWDVDFELLADRVRAAVVTGLRGEEMALRLKYAGVPPARITLERDSALALTAALRRLPAGRRLYILPTYTAMLQLRALLARQGVVPGFWAQ; this is encoded by the coding sequence ATGGCCGCGTTCCTGGCCGCCCGGGCGGCCGCCGCAGGCAGCCGGGCGCTGCGGGTCGGCGGGGGCACCACGCTGCCCGGCCGCCTGGCGATGGCGCTGGCTCCGGACCTCGTGCCGACGCTCGCCCGCCAGTTGCGCCGCGGCGTCGTGCTGATCTCGGGCACCAACGGCAAGACGACGACGGCGCGCCTGCTGGGCGGGATCGCGCAGGCGGCCGGCCTGCGGGTCGTCCACAACCGGGCCGGCGCCAACCTGCTCTCGGGGATCGCGGCGGCGCTGCTCGCGCACGCCACCGCGCGCGGGCGGGTGCACGGCGACCTTGGCGTCTTCGAGGTCGACGAGGCCACGCTGCCCGCGGCACTCGCGGCCACCGAGCCGCGGCTGGTGGTGCTGCTCAACCTCTTCCGCGACCAGCTGGACCGGTACGGCGAGATCGACCTGCTGGCCGACCGGTGGCGGCGCGCGCTGGCGCGCCTGCCGCGCGAGGCCGCCGTGGTGTACAACGCCGACGACCCGCTGGTGGCCGAGGTGGCACAGGCGCACACCGGCCGGCGCGTGGCCTTCGGGCTGGACGCGCTCCCCGAGGCCCTGCCGTCGCGGCAGGCGCCCGAGCACGCCGCGGACTCGCGCTACTGCTACGCCTGTGGCCGCCCCTACGTGTACACGCTGGTCACGCTGGGCCACATGGGCCACTACGCCTGCACCCAGTGCGGCACCGCGCGGCCTGCGGCCGACGTGCGCGCCGTGGAGGTGCACCTGGAGGGCGTCGACGGCGCAGCGTTCGTCGTCGACGCAGGACCGCGCGGCGGGTCGCCAGACGCACCGGACGCCCGCGCACGGCTGGCGGTGCGGACGCGGCTCCCGGGCCTGTACAACGTCTACGACGCCACGGCCGCCGCGGCGGCGGCGTGGGCGCTGGGCGTCGACGCCACGGCCGTCGTCCGCGGGCTCGACGAGACCGCACCGGCGTTTGGGCGCGGCGAGCGCGTGGTGCTCGAAGGGCGCGAGGCCGTCATGCTGCTGGCCAAGAATCCCGCGGGGTTCAACGAGGTGCTCCGGACGGTGCTGCTGGCCGACGGCGCCCCGGTGGTGCTCATCGCCATCAACGACCTGATCGCCGACGGGCGCGACGTCTCGTGGCTGTGGGACGTGGACTTCGAGCTGCTGGCCGACCGCGTGCGGGCCGCCGTCGTCACCGGGCTGCGCGGCGAGGAGATGGCGCTGCGGCTGAAGTACGCGGGCGTGCCACCGGCGCGGATCACCCTGGAGCGCGACAGCGCCCTGGCCCTCACGGCCGCGTTGCGCCGGCTCCCCGCCGGGCGGCGGCTGTACATCCTCCCGACGTACACCGCCATGCTGCAGCTGCGGGCGCTGCTGGCCCGGCAGGGCGTCGTGCCCGGCTTCTGGGCGCAGTGA
- a CDS encoding LemA family protein translates to MLYVVGALALVVLWAIVVYNRLVTLRNRVDNAWAQIDVQLRRRYDLIPNLVETVKGYAAHEREVFERVTEARARAVSAGTVRDQGQAETMLTQALRSLFAVAENYPQLRASETFRALQEELAGTESKIAFARQFYNDTVMRYNTSLQSFPTTLMARPFGFAPRDYFEMDEAARQPVPVAFG, encoded by the coding sequence ATGCTCTACGTCGTCGGGGCGCTGGCGCTGGTGGTGCTCTGGGCGATCGTCGTCTACAACCGGTTGGTGACGCTGCGCAACCGGGTGGACAACGCCTGGGCGCAGATCGACGTGCAGCTGCGACGTCGCTACGATCTGATCCCCAACCTGGTGGAGACCGTCAAAGGCTACGCTGCCCACGAGCGGGAGGTGTTCGAACGGGTCACCGAGGCGCGGGCCCGCGCGGTCAGTGCGGGCACCGTGCGCGACCAGGGACAGGCCGAGACCATGCTCACCCAGGCCCTGCGCAGCCTGTTCGCGGTGGCCGAGAACTACCCGCAGCTGCGGGCCAGCGAGACCTTCCGGGCGCTCCAGGAGGAGCTGGCCGGGACCGAGAGCAAGATCGCCTTCGCCCGGCAGTTCTACAACGACACCGTGATGCGGTACAACACGTCGCTGCAGAGCTTCCCCACCACCCTCATGGCGCGCCCGTTCGGCTTCGCCCCGCGCGACTACTTCGAGATGGACGAGGCAGCCCGCCAGCCGGTCCCGGTCGCGTTCGGGTAG
- a CDS encoding glutamine amidotransferase, with protein MELRICHLYPDLLNLYGDRGNVATLVARARWRGIQVRVVEARLGDAVDPEAHDLFFIGGGEDRQQRLAAPDLRRVKGDAVRAAAADGAVVLAVCGGYQLLGHFYRPAEGPDLEGLGLLDLHTVHPGPGARRLIGNVVIRERTSGVRLVGFENHGGRTYLGPQVHPLGEVLVGFGNNGTDRTEGAVWRRVYGTYLHGPLLPKNPWLADLLIAQALERRYGAVTLAPLSDEEEHRAAEVAAARARTG; from the coding sequence ATGGAGCTGCGCATCTGCCACCTGTACCCCGACCTGCTCAACCTGTACGGCGACCGCGGCAACGTCGCCACGCTGGTGGCGCGGGCGCGCTGGCGCGGGATCCAGGTGCGCGTGGTGGAGGCGCGGCTGGGCGATGCCGTCGACCCCGAGGCGCACGACCTGTTCTTCATCGGCGGCGGCGAGGATCGCCAGCAGCGCCTGGCCGCCCCCGACCTGCGGCGGGTGAAGGGCGACGCGGTGCGCGCCGCCGCGGCCGACGGCGCGGTCGTGCTGGCGGTCTGCGGCGGGTACCAGTTGCTGGGGCACTTCTACCGACCGGCCGAGGGCCCGGACCTGGAGGGCCTGGGCCTGCTGGACCTCCACACGGTGCATCCCGGCCCGGGCGCCCGACGGTTGATCGGCAACGTCGTGATCCGCGAGCGCACCAGCGGCGTGCGGCTCGTGGGGTTCGAGAACCACGGCGGGCGCACGTACCTGGGTCCGCAGGTGCACCCGCTGGGTGAGGTGCTGGTCGGGTTCGGCAACAACGGGACCGACCGCACCGAGGGCGCGGTCTGGCGGCGCGTCTACGGGACCTACCTCCACGGCCCGCTGCTCCCGAAGAACCCCTGGTTGGCCGACCTGCTCATCGCGCAGGCGCTGGAGCGCCGCTACGGGGCCGTCACGCTCGCACCGTTGTCGGACGAGGAGGAGCACCGGGCCGCCGAGGTGGCGGCAGCCCGGGCACGGACCGGGTGA
- a CDS encoding bifunctional nuclease family protein, with protein sequence MRVRRVALDQQNNPVVLLVDEDETIALPIWIGQAEAMAIAMRLQSVQPPRPMTHDLLANVLEQLATKVLKVVVSDVRDATYYAEIHLSRNGTAYVIDSRPSDAIALALRADAPIYVEDKVAAQAISLRRLPVEGEERAEEEGELDPQEFRKFLERVKPDDFRRTVH encoded by the coding sequence ATGCGAGTGCGTCGTGTCGCCCTCGATCAGCAGAACAATCCGGTGGTGCTGCTCGTCGACGAAGACGAGACGATCGCCCTGCCCATCTGGATCGGCCAGGCCGAGGCCATGGCCATCGCCATGCGCCTCCAGAGCGTGCAGCCGCCGCGGCCGATGACCCACGATCTGCTGGCCAACGTCCTGGAGCAGCTCGCGACCAAGGTGTTGAAAGTGGTAGTGTCCGACGTGCGCGACGCCACCTACTACGCCGAGATCCACCTGTCGCGGAACGGCACCGCCTACGTGATCGACTCCCGCCCCAGCGACGCCATCGCGCTGGCGCTGCGCGCCGACGCGCCCATCTACGTGGAAGACAAGGTCGCCGCGCAGGCCATCTCGCTGCGCCGGCTGCCCGTCGAGGGCGAGGAACGCGCCGAAGAAGAAGGCGAGCTCGACCCGCAGGAGTTCCGTAAGTTCCTCGAGCGCGTCAAGCCCGACGACTTCCGCCGGACCGTGCACTAG
- a CDS encoding response regulator transcription factor, giving the protein MRRRYGYEQGLVRAMTVGIIHASPLIRDAVAGLLGQRPGVRVVATFGSGREALTAPIAEEHVLLYDLATHKADGRAVLAALRQRVPGGKILIWGVADDDQAIVECVRAGAAGCVLQGTSADDLVAAVHSLADGIPPVSPRVVTTLFSYVARLQAGEPVPPVEALTPREEQILQLLVEGLSNQEIAQRLYLQPQTVKNYVHLVLQKLNLHSRLEVIRMFRAGKP; this is encoded by the coding sequence GTGAGGCGCCGCTACGGGTACGAACAGGGCCTCGTGCGGGCCATGACCGTGGGCATCATCCACGCCAGCCCGTTGATCCGGGACGCCGTGGCCGGCCTGCTGGGCCAGCGGCCCGGTGTCCGCGTGGTGGCCACCTTCGGCAGCGGGCGGGAGGCGCTGACGGCGCCCATCGCAGAGGAGCACGTCCTGTTGTACGACCTGGCCACGCACAAGGCCGATGGCAGGGCGGTGCTGGCGGCCCTCCGCCAGCGGGTGCCCGGCGGCAAGATCCTCATCTGGGGAGTGGCCGACGACGACCAGGCGATCGTCGAGTGCGTGCGCGCCGGCGCCGCCGGGTGCGTGCTGCAGGGCACGTCCGCCGACGACCTCGTGGCGGCGGTGCACTCCCTGGCCGACGGGATCCCGCCCGTCTCCCCCAGGGTCGTCACGACCCTGTTCAGCTACGTGGCACGCCTGCAGGCGGGCGAGCCCGTGCCTCCCGTGGAGGCGCTCACGCCGCGAGAAGAGCAGATCCTGCAGCTGCTGGTGGAAGGTCTCTCGAACCAGGAGATCGCCCAGCGCCTGTACCTGCAGCCCCAGACCGTGAAGAACTACGTCCACCTGGTCCTGCAGAAGCTGAACCTCCACAGCCGTCTGGAAGTCATCCGGATGTTTCGGGCCGGTAAGCCCTGA
- a CDS encoding multicopper oxidase domain-containing protein, protein MGGRLSRRELFRLAALGATGAAAGGVSGAGLMAGARAARASAGGSGGGMLAAAGSTGLPQAPEAHGAHEGLGTVGEVELRHAGVDPMRYLTAFDWGRVSRLPSGQTLREYQLVATDREIEVAPGVRFAAWTYNAQVPGPTLRAREGDRVRVRFVNAGTHPHNIHFHGFHDAAMDGIEPIARGRTFVYEFDAAPFGLHLYHCHVQPLKRHIHKGLYGVFIVDPPQGRPPARELVMMMNAFDTDFDGENEIYAVNTVPFYYLRHPIRIRQHELVRIYLVNITEFDPINSLHLHANFFHVYPTGTSLTPSEYTDTVMLCQAQRAILEFRYRRPGRFMFHAHQSEFTELGWTGFFEVIPDGAV, encoded by the coding sequence ATGGGGGGGAGGCTGTCCCGTCGCGAGCTGTTCAGGCTGGCGGCACTCGGTGCGACCGGGGCCGCCGCAGGAGGAGTCAGCGGGGCAGGACTGATGGCGGGCGCGCGCGCCGCGCGCGCGTCGGCCGGAGGTAGCGGTGGCGGGATGCTGGCAGCCGCCGGGAGCACGGGCCTGCCCCAGGCCCCGGAGGCACACGGGGCGCACGAGGGCCTGGGCACGGTCGGCGAAGTCGAGCTGCGCCATGCCGGCGTCGACCCGATGCGGTACCTGACCGCGTTCGACTGGGGGCGGGTCAGCCGGCTCCCCAGCGGGCAGACCCTGCGGGAATACCAGCTGGTGGCCACCGATCGGGAGATCGAAGTGGCGCCCGGCGTGCGGTTCGCCGCGTGGACGTACAACGCCCAGGTGCCCGGCCCCACGCTGCGGGCCCGGGAGGGCGACCGGGTGCGCGTGCGTTTCGTCAACGCGGGCACCCACCCGCACAACATCCACTTCCACGGGTTCCACGACGCGGCCATGGACGGGATCGAGCCGATCGCGCGGGGCAGGACGTTCGTCTACGAGTTCGACGCGGCGCCGTTCGGCCTGCACCTCTACCATTGCCACGTGCAGCCCCTCAAGCGCCACATCCACAAGGGGCTCTACGGGGTCTTCATCGTCGACCCGCCCCAGGGGCGTCCGCCGGCCCGCGAGCTGGTCATGATGATGAACGCCTTCGACACCGACTTCGACGGCGAGAACGAGATCTACGCCGTGAACACCGTGCCGTTCTACTACCTGCGGCACCCCATCCGCATCCGGCAGCACGAGCTGGTGCGCATCTACCTGGTCAACATCACGGAGTTCGACCCCATCAACTCGCTGCACCTGCACGCCAACTTCTTCCACGTCTACCCCACGGGCACCAGTCTCACCCCGTCGGAGTACACCGACACCGTGATGCTCTGCCAGGCCCAGCGCGCGATCCTGGAGTTCCGCTACCGGCGTCCCGGCCGGTTCATGTTCCACGCCCACCAGAGCGAGTTCACCGAGCTGGGATGGACCGGCTTCTTCGAGGTGATCCCCGATGGGGCCGTCTGA